CCATCAACGGCCGCTGGCCGCCGACGTGCGTCCGCTGGAAGTGCAGGTCGTGGCCCTCGACTGGAAGTGGCTGTTCATCTACCCGGAGCAGGGCATCGCCACCGTGAACGAACTGGCCACCCCGATCGACCGCCCGGTCAGGTTCCGCATCACTGCTTCCTCCGTCATGAACGCGTTCTACATCCCGGCGATGGCCGGCATGATCTACGCGATGCCGGCGATGGAAACGCAGCTGAACGCCGTGATGAACAAGGTGGGCACGTACGACGGCTTCTCGTCGAACTACAGCGGCGCCGGTTTCACGCACATGCGCTTCAAGTACCACGCCATGAAGGACGCCGACTTCAACGCCTACGTGGCGAAGGTGAAGGCCGAGGGCGGCGCGCTGCAGCGCGCGGACTACATGCAGCTGGCCAAGCCGAGCGAAAAAGATCCAGTGCGTCGCTGGGCACAGGTCGATGGCACGCTGTACAACGCCATCCTGAACCTGTGCGTCGAAGAGGGCAAGCCATGCATGGCGCAGCAGATGCATGAAGATGCCAACCGCAACGCCAAGCACGCGGCCCACAAGGAAGCGCGCCGGCAGGGTGCCAACGAGGTCGCGCGTCTGGCGCGAGCCGACGCGGAAATCTGCACGACGCCCGCGGACAAGACCAAACTTTCCATGAAGAGCAACAATGCAAGCGTATCCAACTGAATCCAATGTGATCTTTGGCAGGCTGAGCTTGGAGGCGATTCCGCTCCATGAGCCGATCCTGCTCGTCACCTTCGCCGCCGTCGTCCTGGGTGGCGGCGCCCTGCTGGGCGCGATGACGTACTTCCGCGTCTGGGGCAACCTGTGGCGGAACTGGTTCACCAGTATCGACCACAAGCGCATCGGGATCATGTACATGATCCTGGGCCTGATCATGCTGCTGCGCGGCTTCGCCGACGCGCTGATGATGCGGGCGCAGCAGGCCATCGCCTTCGGCGACAATGCCGGCTTCCTGCCGCCGCACCACTACGACCAGGTCTTCACCGCCCACGGCGTGATCATGATCTTCTTCGTGGCGATGCCGCTGGTGACGGGCTTCATGAACTACGTGGTGCCGCTGCAGATCGGCGCGCGCGACGTGGCGTTCCCGTTCCTGAACAACTTCTCGTTCTGGATGACCGCCATGGGCGCCGCCCTGGTGATGGCGTCGCTGTTCGTCGGCGAATTCGCCCGTACCGGCTGGCTGGCCTATCCGCCGCTGTCCGGCATCCTGGCCTCGCCCGACGTGGGGGTCGACTACTACATCTGGTCATTGCAGATCGCCGGGGTCGGCACATTGCTGTCCGGCGTGAACCTGATCGTCACGATCGTCAAGATGCGTGCCCCCGGCATGGACCTGATGAAGATGCCGGTGTTCACCTGGACCGCGCTGTGCACCAACATCCTGATCGTGGCCGCCTTCCCGGTGCTGACCGCCGTGCTGGCGATGCTGGGCATGGACCGCCTGCTGGGCACGCACTTCTTCACGAACGAAATGGGCGGCAACGCCATGATGTACGTGAACCTGATCTGGATCTGGGGCCACCCCGAGGTGTACATCCTGATCCTGCCATGCTTCGGCATCTTCTCCGAAGTGGTGTCCACGTTCTGCTCGAAGCGCCTGTTCGGCTACACCTCGATGGTGTATGCGACGTGCGTGATCATGATCCTGTCGTACCTGGTCTGGCTGCACCACTTCTTCACGATGGGCTCCGGCGCATCGGTGAACGCGTTCTTCGGCATCACCACGATGATCATCTCGATCCCGACCGGCGCCAAGCTGTTCAACTGGCTGTTCACGATGTACCGCGGCCGTATCCGCTTCGAACTGCCGATGATGTGGACCATCGCCTTCATGGTGACGTTCACGATCGGCGGCATGACCGGCGTGATGCTGGCGATCCCGCCGGCCGACTTCGTGCTGCACAACTCGCTGTTCCTGATCGCCCACTTCCACAACGTGATCATCGGCGGCGTGCTGTTCGGCCTGTTCGCGGGTATCAACTACTGGTTCCCGAAAGCGTTCGGCTACAAGCTCGACGCATTCTGGGGCAAGGTATCGTTCTGGCTGTGGGTGGTCGGTTTCTATGTCGCGTGGATGCCGGTGTACGCACTGGGCTTCATGGGCGTGACGCGCCGCCTGAACGTGATCGAGGATCCGGCCATGCAGCCGTACTTCGTGGTCGCGTTCCTCGGCGTGGTCATGATCGCCGGCGGTATCGGCGCGATGCTGATGCAGTTCTTCGTATCGTTCCTGCGCCGCAAGCAGCTGCGCGACGTGACGGGCGACCCGTGGGGCGGCCGTACGCTGGAATGGGCGACGTCGTCGCCGCCGCCGGACTACAACTTCGCGTTCACCCCGGTCGTGCATGACAACGATTCGTGGGCCGACATGAAGAAGAACGGCTACAAGCGTCCGCTGAAGGACTTCGTGGCGATCCACATGCCGGCCAACACGGGCGCGGGCTTCATCATCGCCGCGCTGTCGGCGCTGGTCGGCTTCGCGATCATCTGGCACATGTGGCTGGTGTGCGGCCTGGCGTTCGTCGCCATGCTGGTCGCGATCATCGTCCACACGTTCAACTACAAGCGCGATTACTACATTTCGGCCGAGGAAGTCACCCGTGCCGAAGAGCGCCATACCGCTTTGCTGGGAAGCCATGTCTGATACCTACGTAACCTCCGCCGGCGCGGCCAGCGCCGACCCGAGCTCGCGCTACCTGGTGCGCGAGCACCATCCGGAACACGGCACCATGCTGGGTTTCTGGATCTACCTGATGAGCGACTGCCTGATTTTCGCCTGCCTGTTCGCGACCTATGCCGTATTGGGTCGCAACTACGCCGGCGGACCGAGCGGCGCCGAACTGTTCGACCTGAAGCTGATCGCCCTGAACACGGCGTTCCTGCTGTTCTCGTCGATCACGTATGGCTTTGCGATGCTGCAGGCCAAGGTGAAGAACAAGTCCGGCACGCTGCTGTGGCTGGCGGTCACCGGCGTGTTCGGCCTGTGCTTCCTGGGCGTGGAAATCTATGAATTCCACCACCTGATCCACCTGGGCGCGGGCCCGCAGCGCAGCGGCTTCCTGACGGCGTTCTTCGCGCTGGTCGGTACCCACGGCCTGCACGTGACGTTCGGCGCAATCTGGCTGGTCACGCTGATGGTGCAGATCAGCAAGCACGGCCTGATCCCGGAAAACATGCGCCGCCTGAACTGCCTGTCGCTGTTCTGGCACTTCCTGGACGTGATCTGGATCGGCGTCTTCACCTTTGTCTACCTGATGGGAGTCCTGCCATGAGCGGCAACAACCATAACCACGGCCACGGCCACGGTCATAAGGGGCACGATAACGACAGTCATGGCCACGACGACCACCACGACGGTTCCGCCGTGCACGGTTCGATGAAGGATTACGTGATCGGCTTCGTGCTGTCCGTGATCCTGACCGCGATCCCGTTCTGGCT
Above is a window of Pseudoduganella dura DNA encoding:
- the cyoA gene encoding ubiquinol oxidase subunit II, with amino-acid sequence MKSSIVRSGLGLLPLLWLTGCNTVVLNPSGDIAAQQAHLVVVSFLLMCLIVVPVIALTLWFAWRYRQSNTSAPYDPDWDHSTKLELVIWGVPLLLIIVLGLITWISTHLLDPYRPLQRIDHQRPLAADVRPLEVQVVALDWKWLFIYPEQGIATVNELATPIDRPVRFRITASSVMNAFYIPAMAGMIYAMPAMETQLNAVMNKVGTYDGFSSNYSGAGFTHMRFKYHAMKDADFNAYVAKVKAEGGALQRADYMQLAKPSEKDPVRRWAQVDGTLYNAILNLCVEEGKPCMAQQMHEDANRNAKHAAHKEARRQGANEVARLARADAEICTTPADKTKLSMKSNNASVSN
- the cyoB gene encoding cytochrome o ubiquinol oxidase subunit I is translated as MQAYPTESNVIFGRLSLEAIPLHEPILLVTFAAVVLGGGALLGAMTYFRVWGNLWRNWFTSIDHKRIGIMYMILGLIMLLRGFADALMMRAQQAIAFGDNAGFLPPHHYDQVFTAHGVIMIFFVAMPLVTGFMNYVVPLQIGARDVAFPFLNNFSFWMTAMGAALVMASLFVGEFARTGWLAYPPLSGILASPDVGVDYYIWSLQIAGVGTLLSGVNLIVTIVKMRAPGMDLMKMPVFTWTALCTNILIVAAFPVLTAVLAMLGMDRLLGTHFFTNEMGGNAMMYVNLIWIWGHPEVYILILPCFGIFSEVVSTFCSKRLFGYTSMVYATCVIMILSYLVWLHHFFTMGSGASVNAFFGITTMIISIPTGAKLFNWLFTMYRGRIRFELPMMWTIAFMVTFTIGGMTGVMLAIPPADFVLHNSLFLIAHFHNVIIGGVLFGLFAGINYWFPKAFGYKLDAFWGKVSFWLWVVGFYVAWMPVYALGFMGVTRRLNVIEDPAMQPYFVVAFLGVVMIAGGIGAMLMQFFVSFLRRKQLRDVTGDPWGGRTLEWATSSPPPDYNFAFTPVVHDNDSWADMKKNGYKRPLKDFVAIHMPANTGAGFIIAALSALVGFAIIWHMWLVCGLAFVAMLVAIIVHTFNYKRDYYISAEEVTRAEERHTALLGSHV
- the cyoC gene encoding cytochrome o ubiquinol oxidase subunit III, with the protein product MSDTYVTSAGAASADPSSRYLVREHHPEHGTMLGFWIYLMSDCLIFACLFATYAVLGRNYAGGPSGAELFDLKLIALNTAFLLFSSITYGFAMLQAKVKNKSGTLLWLAVTGVFGLCFLGVEIYEFHHLIHLGAGPQRSGFLTAFFALVGTHGLHVTFGAIWLVTLMVQISKHGLIPENMRRLNCLSLFWHFLDVIWIGVFTFVYLMGVLP